A genome region from Anolis carolinensis isolate JA03-04 chromosome 6, rAnoCar3.1.pri, whole genome shotgun sequence includes the following:
- the ankrd28 gene encoding serine/threonine-protein phosphatase 6 regulatory ankyrin repeat subunit A isoform X3, which translates to MSRVCIVVLEEVEDDSPTFVSKLPQESISLHPSPPTHGLPPLVQAIFNGDPDEVRALIFKKEDVNFQDNEKRTPLHAAAYLGDAEIIELLILSGARVNAKDSKWLTPLHRAVASCSEDAVQVLLKHSADVNARDKNWQTPLHIAAANKAVKCAEALVPLLSNVNVSDRAGRTALHHAAFSGHVEMVSLLLSRGANINAFDKKDRRAIHWAAYMGHIEVVKLLIAHGAEVTCKDKKSYTPLHAAASSGMISVVKYLLDLGVDMNEPNAYGNTPLHVACFNGQDVVVNELIDCGANVNQMNEKGFTPLHFAAASTHGALCLELLVCNGADVNMKSKDGKTPLHMTAIHGRFSRSQTIIQNGAEIDCEDKNGNTPLHIAARYGHELLINTLITSGADTAKRGIHGMFPLHLAALSGFSDCCRKLLSSGFDIDTPDDFGRTCLHAAAAGGNLECLNLLLNTGADFNKKDKFGRTPLHYAAANCNYQCLFALVGSGASVNDLDERGCTPLHYAAASDTDGKCLEYLLRNDANPGIRDKQGYNAVHYSAAYGHRLCLELIASETPLDVLMETSGTDMLNDSDNRAPISPLHLAAYHGHHQALEVLVQSLLDLDVRNNNGRTPLDLAAFKGHVECVDVLINQGASILVKDYIVKRTPIHAAATNGHSECLRLLIGNTEPQNAVDIQDGNGQ; encoded by the exons ATGAGTCGCGTATGTATTGTTGTTTTGGAGGAGGTGGAAGATGATTCTCCCACATTTGTTTCCAAACTGCCTCAGGAAAGCATATCTCTACATCCTTCACCTCCAACACATGGCTTG CCCCCACTAGTTCAAGCTATATTTAATGGGGACCCTGATGAGGTTCGTGCACTGATTTTTAAGAAGGAAGATGTCAATTTTCAG GATAATGAAAAGCGGACCCCTTTACACGCTGCTGCTTATCTGGGAGATGCAGAAATTATTGAGCTGCTTATTTTATCTG GAGCTAGAGTTAATGCCAAAGACAGCAAATGGTTGACTCCATTACACAGAGCTGTTGCATCATGTAGTGag gatgcCGTACAGGTGTTGCTGAAACATTCAGCAGATGTCAATGCCCGTGACAAAAATTGGCAAACACCCCTACACATAGCAGCTGCAAATAAAGCAGTCAAATGTGCAGAAGCCTTGGTGCCACTTCTCAGTAATGTAAATGTGTCTGACCGAGCTGGTAGAACAGCATTACATCACGCAGCCTTCAGTGGACATGTTGAG ATGGTCAGTTTATTATTGTCTAGAGGTGCCAATATTAATGCCTTTGACAAGAAAGACCGAAGGGCTATCCACTGGGCAGCATATATGG GTCATATTGAAGTAGTGAAACTGCTTATAGCCCATGGAGCAGAAGTTACCTGTAAAGACAAGAAGTCATACACGCCGCTACATGCTGCAGCTTCTAGTGGAATGATCAGTGTAGTCAAATACCTTCTAGATCTTGGAGTTGAT ATGAATGAACCAAATGCATATGGGAACACACCTCTTCATGTTGCTTGTTTCAATGGACAAGATGTTGTAGTAAATGAACTAATAGACTGTGGTGCTAATGTGAATCAAATGAATGAGAAGGGATTTACACCTTTACACTTTGCTGCTGCCTCAACTCATGGAGCACTATGTTTAGAACTTCTAGTTTGTAATGGCGCTGATGTGAATATGAAG AGTAAAGATGGGAAAACACCATTGCATATGACAGCAATTCATGGAAGATTTTCGAGATCACAAACTATCATCCAGAatg GAGCTGAAATAGACTGTGAAGATAAGAATGGAAATACACCTTTGCACATAGCAGCCAGATATGGCCATGAGCTGCTCATCAACACATTGATTACAAGTGGTGCTGACACTGCAAA GCGGGGTATACATGGAATGTTTCCTCTCCATTTGGCAGCATTAAGTGGATTTTCAGATTGTTGCAGAAAGCTGCTTTCATCAG GCTTCGACATAGATACTCCAGATGATTTTGGCAGGACCTGTCTACATGCAGCTGCAGCCGGAGG GAATTTAGAATGCCTAAATCTGCTGCTCAACACAGGTGCAGACTTCAATAAGAAAGACAAATTTGGCAG AACACCGCTCCATTATGCTGCAGCCAATTGTAATTACCAGTGCCTGTTTGCACTTGTGGGTTCTGGAGCTAGTGTAAATGATCTTGATGAAAGAGGTTGTACCCCACTGCACTATGCAGCTGCTTCAGACACTGATGGAAA GTGTCTGGAATACTTATTACGAAATGATGCAAATCCAGGAATTCGAGACAAACAAggatataatgcagttcattatTCTGCTGCTTATGGTCATCGTTTATGCCTTGAATTG ATTGCCAGTGAAACACCTCTAGATGTT TTAATGGAAACATCAGGAACTGACATGCTGAATGATTCAGACAATAGGGCACCAATTAGTCCATTGCACTTAGCT GCTTACCACGGACACCATCAAGCTCTGGAAGTGTTAGTACAATCTTTGTTAGACCTGGATGTCCGGAACAATAATGGAAGAACACCATTAGATCTTGCAGCTTTTAAAGGACATGTTGAATGTGTGGATGTACTCATCAATCAGGGAGCGTCTATCTTGgtgaaagactacattgtaaagAGAACACCAATACATGCTGCAG